In Tubulanus polymorphus chromosome 2, tnTubPoly1.2, whole genome shotgun sequence, a single window of DNA contains:
- the LOC141898351 gene encoding uncharacterized protein LOC141898351, producing the protein MSDSSDSKRGHSPTPVGTDTTKSALKISPTTPQKPASTAKSSFSISSILSKPDHHHHREKISPIKDSESDRAERFNPLKVETAAAAAGLALHPGLHSALHAQYLEATRHLPGKPTPWYPWFHPNPYLQLPFDRPPQPAAVAALPPSSQTQQHSHPHHPPPAVSPASSGPLSPASTDPNLRDDKDLLMDDQDEEMDDKNNDENSANSGNISDDEKNKNRRKKKTRTVFSRSQVFQLESTFDVKRYLSSSERAGLAASLRLTETQVKIWFQNRRNKWKRQLAAELEAANMAHAAQRMVRVPILYHDNGGHSSSEGSHSTYTSTVPALHPMYYQQAYSHISGLRPSLPSIV; encoded by the exons ATGTCGGATTCTAGTGATAGTAAAAGAGGACACAGTCCCACCCCGGTCGGGACGGATACGACAAAATCGGCGCTCAAAATATCGCCGACAACGCCGCAGAAACCGGCGTCAACGGCGAAATCGTCGTTTTCGATCAGTTCGATTTTGAGTAAACCtgatcatcatcaccatcgcGAGAAAATATCGCCGATAAAAGATTCAGAATCGGATCGGGCGGAAAGATTTAACCCGTTAAAGGTGGAGACGGCGGCCGCGGCGGCTGGTTTGGCGTTACACCCGGGACTTCATTCAGCTCTTCACGCTCAGTATCTAGAAGCGACCCGACACCTTCCTGGTAAACCTACACCGTGGTACCCGTGGTTTCATCCGAACCCCTATCTACAATTACCCTTCGATC gACCTCCTCAGCCGGCTGCAGTCGCTGCGTTGCCTCCATCTTCCCAAACACAACAGCATTCTCACCCCCATCACCCGCCACCGGCCGTATCACCGGCCAGCTCTGGACCACTTTCTCCGGCATCCACAGACCCGAACTTACGCGACGATAAAGACTTATTAATGGACGATCAGGATGAGGAGATGGACGATAAAAATAACGACGAAAACAGCGCGAACAGCGGCAACATTTCAGACgatgagaaaaataaaaatcgcCGCAAGAAGAAAACGCGGACGGTTTTTTCGCGAAGTCAGGTTTTCCAGTTGGAATCGACATTCGACGTGAAACGGTATTTATCTAGTTCTGAACGCGCCGGTCTGGCCGCGTCGCTGCGACTCACAGAAACACAGGTGAAAATCTGGTTTCAAAATCGACGCAATAAATGGAAACGACAATTAGCCGCCGAACTGGAAGCGGCGAATATGGCGCACGCCGCGCAGCGCAtggttcgagtcccgatttTGTATCACGATAACGGAGGACACTCGTCTAGTGAAGGGTCTCATTCGACTTACACGTCGACTGTTCCGGCCCTGCATCCGATGTACTATCAGCAGGCTTATTCGCATATATCAGGACTAAGGCCCTCGTTACCCAGCATTGTGTGA